A region from the Vanessa tameamea isolate UH-Manoa-2023 chromosome 3, ilVanTame1 primary haplotype, whole genome shotgun sequence genome encodes:
- the LOC113397616 gene encoding V-type proton ATPase 16 kDa proteolipid subunit c — translation MAETNPIYGPFFGVMGAASAIIFSALGAAYGTAKSGTGIAAMSVMRPELIMKSIIPVVMAGIIAIYGLVVAVLIAGSLEAPATYPLFRGFIHLGAGLAVGFSGLAAGFAIGIVGDAGVRGTAQQPRLFVGMILILIFAEVLGLYGLIVAIYLYTKQQ, via the exons ATGGCTGAAACAAATCCCATCTATGGACCCTTCTTTGGAGTTATGGGGGCGGCGTCTGCTATCATTTTTAGTG CCCTAGGAGCGGCTTATGGAACTGCCAAGTCAGGTACCGGTATCGCCGCCATGTCGGTGATGCGGCCTGAGCTTATCATGAAGTCCATCATTCCCGTTGTCATGGCTGGTATTATTGCCATCTACGGGTTGGTCGTGGCTGTACTGATTGCTGGTTCTCTTGAGGCGCCAGCCACTTACCCCTTATTCAG AGGGTTCATCCATTTGGGAGCTGGTCTTGCTGTAGGTTTCTCTGGTCTGGCTGCTGGATTCGCCATAGGCATCGTTGGTGATGCTGGCGTGCGTGGAACAGCTCAACAGCCCAGGCTATTCGTCGGAATGATTCTTATCCTCATTTTCGCTGAAGTGTTGGGTCTATACGGTCTCATTGTGGCCATCTACCTTTACACGAAACAACAGTAA
- the LOC113397183 gene encoding polyprenol reductase, which yields MLNILDLGFLSLALTVGFTGFVINHYEKHVPAFIVKGFKYGSFAYQGSEANFLQLIEVPKALYRHFYAFSSVFSALTLVYAILVYWFEFSVHGSIGFLLKLTLEQDEPTVPALAAILALSLLLVQCIRRCYETHCLQVFAKSSKMNMSHYLVGLVHYYAVIVATIGQAPLFCGSQNRDKIVWSDTKTLVLAIPCTIIFVWAWYEQFMTNIIFANLRKDKKSGDVITEEHKIPHGRLFEHVSSPHRLCEIILYMVLLILIPTRTFFCIFLWVIANQVQTAIHAHVWYKKTFKNYPSNRMAVIPNIL from the exons atgttaaatatattagatcTGGGTTTCTTAAGTTTAGCTCTTACTGTAGGATTTACTGGATTTGTGATAAACCATTACGAGAAACATGTCCCTGCATTTATAGTGAAAGGGTTTAAATATGGCAGTTTCGCGTATCAAGGATCCGAAGCaaactttttacaattaatagaaGTACCGAAAGCCCTTTACCGGCATTTTTATGCATTTTCATCAGTTTTTAGTGCACTGACTTTAGTATATGCAATATTAGTATATTGGTTTGAATTCAGCGTTCATGGATCTATCggatttttacttaaattaacttTGGAACAAGATGAACCAACag tgccAGCTTTGGCAGCAATTCTGGCATTGTCACTTCTTCTTGTCCAATGCATACGAAGATGTTATGAAACCCATTGCTTGCAAGTTTTTGCCAAGTCCAGTAAAATGAACATGAGCCACTATTTAGTTGGCTTAGTGCATTACTATGCTGTGATAGTCGCTACTATTGGACAAGCACCTTTGTTTTGTG GAAGCCAGAACAGAGACAAAATAGTGTGGAGCGACACAAAAACATTAGTGTTAGCGATTCCATGTACAATCATTTTTGTTTGGGCATGGTATGAGCAGTTTatgactaatattattttcgcTAATCTACGTAAAGACAAGAAGTCGGGTGATGTTATCACAGAGGAACACAAAATACCACATGGAAGGTTGTTTGAACATGTATCAAGTCCCCACAGATTAtgcgaaattattttatacatggttttgttaattttgataCCAACTAGGACCTTTTTCTGCATATTCTTGTGGGTGATTGCTAATCAG gtgCAGACTGCAATACACGCTCATGTTTggtacaaaaaaacatttaagaacTATCCCAGTAACAGAATGGCTGTAATAcctaacattttataa
- the LOC113397330 gene encoding insulin-related peptide 4-like has translation MNLKKSTTLIYFVMMASMCCGHIGGGQRSFQDVTPQVYCGRVLAKALAYLCYDEPLNEKRTETGTMYNSILAPYYKEQENQIGWPWLAHHKARSMGMPRSKRLVVNECCDKACNLSELLSYC, from the exons atgaatttaaaaaaatccaccaCTCTTATATATTTCGTGATGATGGCATCCATGTGCTGCGGACACATTGGTGGAGGGCAACGCTCATTCCAAGATGTAACTCCTCAAGTGTACTGTGGTCGGGTACTGGCGAAGGCCCTCGCATATCTCTGCTATGACGAACCATTGAATGAAAAGAGAACGGAAACAGGCACTATGTACA ATTCAATTCTCGCACCATATTATAAGGAGCAAGAGAACCAAATTGGCTGGCCGTGGCTGGCGCATCACAAGGCGAGAAGCATGGGTATGCCACGAAGCAAACGTCTCGTCGTCAACGAGTGTTGTGACAAGGCTTGTAACTTAAGCGAATTATTATCCTATTGTTGA
- the LOC113397182 gene encoding tumor suppressor candidate 3: MKYKTLLCITVILTYYNIDAQNRAKGLDEKVQQLTDMTAKHSIIPLNLNKFKDFVKSPPRDYSFIVMFTAMAPSRRCTICQHVYDEYVVVANSFRVSPSYSDKLFFGMVDFDEGSDIFQMLRLNTAPVIMHFPAKGKPKPADSMDFERAGIHAEAIIKWIQDRTDIQIRVFRPPNYSGAVAFAMLFILLAGFLYLRRNNLEFLYNKQMWAIIAVFFCFAMVSGQMWNQIRGPPFFHRTKNGPVYINGGSHGQFVLESYIVAILNGAVVVGMILMIEAAGGVKGTVVAALEGKRRRFQSVVGLVLVCVFFSLLLSVFRAKTQGYPYSFLFK, from the exons ATGAAGTATAAAACGCTATTATGCATTACTGTAATCCTAACATACTACAATATAGACGCCCAGAATCGTGCTAAAGGA CTCGATGAGAAAGTCCAACAACTGACGGATATGACAGcaaaacattcaataataccATTGAATCTAAACAAGTTTAAAGATTTTGTGAAGTCTCCACCCAGGGACTATTCCTTCATAGTGATGTTCACAGCGATGGCACCTTCCCGGCGGTGTACTATATGTCAACATGTGTATGATGAATATGTGGTCGTGGCCAATTCATTCCGCGTCTCGCCGTCTTATAGTGACAAATTATTCTTCGGAATGGTTGACTTTGATGAAGGTTCAGATATTTTCCAGATg CTACGATTGAACACAGCTCCAGTGATTATGCATTTCCCTGCTAAAGGGAAGCCTAAACCCGCCGATTCCATGGACTTTGAAAGAGCAGGTATCCATGCTGAAGCAATAATCAAGTGGATCCAGGACAGGACTGATATTCAG ATCCGTGTATTCCGTCCACCAAATTACTCTGGTGCTGTTGCGTTTGCGATGCTCTTTATATTACTAGCTGGTTTTTTATATCTTAGACGTAACAACCTTGAGTTCTTATACAACAAACAAATGTGGGCGATTATTGCCGTTTTCTTCTGCTTCGCCATGGTGTCAGGACAGATGTGGAACCAGATTCGTGGACCACCATTCTTTCACAGAACTAAGAATGGACCGGTTTATATTAATGGAGGTTCCCATGGCCAGTTTGTATTGGAGAGCTACATTGTAGCGATATTGA ATGGTGCAGTGGTTGTAGGAATGATTTTGATGATAGAAGCAGCAGGTGGAGTGAAAGGAACAGTTGTTGCTGCTCTTGAGGGAAAGAGACGGCGTTTCCAATCTGTCGTCGGATTGGTATTAGTATGCGTGTTCTTCTCGCTACTCCTCTCTGTATTTAGAGCTAAAACTCAAGGCTATCCATATAG cttcctcttcaaataa
- the LOC113397192 gene encoding periodic tryptophan protein 2 homolog isoform X2, which yields MKFNYKFQNLLGTVYRRGDILFTNDGNCVISPVGNKITIYNLKQNKSNTLPVESNFNYTAIDVSPNGSILLAINEKGEAQMISLLTCTVIHRYKFKQQVNAVKFSPDGKLFAACCDDTVFIMTAPSSFTGEFRSFIMKRVFKKSHDQVTCLDWSSCGKLLAVGSKDTTTKIFTSEYLDNINMYSLSGHTDKIVGLFFEKASLDLITVSRNGQVCLWEATIDSDDLVTSAVQISHKKRRKLQKDAELQEDEVDEENVIEKDKEYIENDKDENMESEKKVDDDKRLQYKKLGRHYIGDAIRNAHHKVRLSAAAYHKNTKILVTGFTSGIFFLHEMPDVNLIHTLSISEHRISSIAMSPQGDWIAFGCPNIGQLLVWEWQSEQYVMKQQGHSLDMTCLAYSPDGLYIVTGGYDGKVKVWNTTSGFCFVTFNEHSSTVTNIVFSANKKFFVSSSLDGTVRCYDLTRYRNFRTLTSPSLVQFGCVALDSSSELCAAGGHDVFEIFIWSIKFGKLLEVLGGHEAPVACVAFSPALASSRLASASWDRSVRLWNCVETSSDCDTIQLSADALQVAFRPDGEEIAVSTLDGNITFFNATTCDQAGSIEGRNDLGSGRADTDLITPEKMLKTKAFTTLCYSADGTCVLAGGNSKNVCLYSIKESVLIRKFVITQNRSLDAVNDFINRRFLTEFGNMALVEERTDFEGGDVNIRLPGVKSGDMADRRVKPEVRVHCVRFSPTGENFAVAATEGLLLYSQNAGLDGSFRPYRLETDSTPAAVRQRLAERSWGEALLAALQLNQHDLIQQCVEAVPPSDIQLTVVGLEDDYSYRLLNSLARLLEDSRHLEHLLIWLKYLVTDKKKVPPSVLLALEKVLTVKYSQLSKICDFNKYTIRCIKAVSEITPKQEDVDMDSDHSSGRGTFSDSDSD from the exons ATGAAGTTCAATTACAAG TTTCAAAATCTCCTCGGGACAGTATACCGTCGTGgtgatattttgtttacaaacgATGGTAATTGTGTAATCAGTCCAGTcggtaataaaattactatttacaaTCTTAAGCA aaataaAAGCAATACATTACCAGTCGAAAGCAATTTCAATTATACAGCCATTGATGTCTCTCCAAATGGATCAATACTTCTTGCTATCAATGAAA AGGGTGAAGCTCAAATGATCAGTCTCTTGACATGCACTGTAATACACAGATACAAATTCAAGCAGCAAGTAAATGCCGTTAAATTTAGTCCTGATGGTAAACTTTTTGCTGCCTGCTGTGATGATACAg TATTCATAATGACAGCACCTAGCAGTTTTACGGGTGAATTTCGTTCATTCATAATGAAAAGAGTATTTAAAAAGTCACATGACCAAGTTACTTGCCTTGATTGGTCAAGTTGTGGCAAGTTACTAGCAGTTGGATCTAAAGACACCACAACTAAAATATTCACATCAGAATATTTGGATAACATAAACATGTACTCGTTAAGTGGTCATACAGATAAAATTGTAGGACTATTTTTTGAAAAAGCGAGTTTAGACCTTATTACTGTTAGCCGTAATGGTCAAGTTTGTTTGTGGGAGGCAACGATAGACTCAGATGATTTAGTGACATCTGCAGTacaaatatcacataaaaagAGACGGAAGTTGCAAAAGGACGCTGAACTACAAGAGGATGAAGTTGATGAAGAGAATGTAATTGAAAAAGATAAGGAATATATT GAGAATGACAAAGATGAAAATATGGAATCAGAGAAAAAAGTTGATGATGATAAAAGACTGCAGTACAAAAAGTTAGGTCGCCACTACATAGGTGATGCGATAAGAAACGCCCATCATAAAGTGAGGTTATCGGCTGCAGCTTACCATAAAAATACTAAGATATTAGTTACTG GTTTCACATCCGGAATATTTTTTCTCCATGAAATGCCCGATGTGAATTTGATTCACACACTCAGTATATCCGAGCACAGGATCAGCAGCATCGCAATGTCGCCTCAGGGTGACTGGATCGCTTTCGGGTGTCCAAATATAGGCCAGTTGCTCGTTTGGGAGTGGCaga GCGAGCAGTATGTAATGAAACAACAAGGACACTCATTGGACATGACTTGTCTCGCGTATTCGCCTGACGGTCTCTACATAGTCACTGGAGGTTACGACGGAAAGGTCAAAGTGTGGAACACGACCTCTGGTTTTTGTTTCGTGACCTTCAACGAACACAGCTCGACCGTGACGAATATTGTCTTCAGTGCTAATAAAAAGTTCTTTGTTTCATCTTCGTTGGATGGAACGGTGAGGTGTTATGATCTGACGAG GTATCGTAACTTCCGGACCTTAACGTCTCCGAGTCTAGTTCAGTTCGGTTGCGTGGCGCTGGACTCCAGCAGCGAGTTGTGTGCCGCGGGGGGACACGACGTCTTCGAAATTTTCATCTGGTCTATCAAGTTTGGCAAGCTCTTAGAG GTGCTGGGGGGGCACGAGGCGCCGGTGGCGTGCGTGGCGTTCAGCCCCGCGCTGGCCAGCTCGCGCCTCGCCTCGGCCTCGTGGGACCGCTCCGTGCGCCTGTGGAACTGCGTCGAGACCAGCTCCGACTGCGACACCATTCAGCTCAGCGCGGACGCACTGCAGGTCGCCTTCCGACCCGACGGGGAGGAG atagcAGTGTCAACCCTGGATGGTAACATCACCTTCTTCAACGCCACCACCTGTGACCAGGCCGGAAGTATAGAGGGCAGAAATGATCTAGGTTCCGGGAGAGCTGATACAGATCTCATAACACCTGAAAAGATGCTGAAAACGAA ggCTTTCACAACTCTCTGCTACTCAGCGGACGGGACGTGCGTGCTCGCCGGCGGGAACTCCAAGAACGTGTGTCTGTACAGCATCAAGGAGTCCGTACTCATCAGGAAGTTTGTAATTACACAGAATAGATCGCTCGACGCTGTTAAT gaCTTTATAAATCGTCGTTTCCTCACCGAGTTCGGTAATATGGCGCTCGTCGAAGAGAGGACGGACTTCGAAGGGGGGGACGTCAACATACGTCTGCCGGGGGTGAAGTCGGGCGACATGGCCGATAGGAGAGTTAAACCTGAG GTGCGTGTCCACTGCGTTCGGTTCTCACCGACCGGTGAAAATTTCGCAGTAGCGGCGACGGAGGGACTCCTGCTTTATAGTCAGAACGCGGGTCTGGATGGATCTTTCAG ACCATACCGCCTGGAGACGGACTCGACGCCGGCGGCGGTGAGGCAGCGGCTAGCCGAGCGCTCGTGGGGCGAAGCCCTGCTGGCGGCGCTGCAGCTCAACCAGCACGACCTCATACAGCAGTGCGTCGAGGCCGTACCGCCCTCTGACA TTCAACTGACAGTTGTAGGTCTAGAAGATGACTACTCGTATCGTCTCCTTAACTCACTCGCACGTCTTCT
- the LOC113397192 gene encoding periodic tryptophan protein 2 homolog isoform X1, whose product MFSFYILFQFQNLLGTVYRRGDILFTNDGNCVISPVGNKITIYNLKQNKSNTLPVESNFNYTAIDVSPNGSILLAINEKGEAQMISLLTCTVIHRYKFKQQVNAVKFSPDGKLFAACCDDTVFIMTAPSSFTGEFRSFIMKRVFKKSHDQVTCLDWSSCGKLLAVGSKDTTTKIFTSEYLDNINMYSLSGHTDKIVGLFFEKASLDLITVSRNGQVCLWEATIDSDDLVTSAVQISHKKRRKLQKDAELQEDEVDEENVIEKDKEYIENDKDENMESEKKVDDDKRLQYKKLGRHYIGDAIRNAHHKVRLSAAAYHKNTKILVTGFTSGIFFLHEMPDVNLIHTLSISEHRISSIAMSPQGDWIAFGCPNIGQLLVWEWQSEQYVMKQQGHSLDMTCLAYSPDGLYIVTGGYDGKVKVWNTTSGFCFVTFNEHSSTVTNIVFSANKKFFVSSSLDGTVRCYDLTRYRNFRTLTSPSLVQFGCVALDSSSELCAAGGHDVFEIFIWSIKFGKLLEVLGGHEAPVACVAFSPALASSRLASASWDRSVRLWNCVETSSDCDTIQLSADALQVAFRPDGEEIAVSTLDGNITFFNATTCDQAGSIEGRNDLGSGRADTDLITPEKMLKTKAFTTLCYSADGTCVLAGGNSKNVCLYSIKESVLIRKFVITQNRSLDAVNDFINRRFLTEFGNMALVEERTDFEGGDVNIRLPGVKSGDMADRRVKPEVRVHCVRFSPTGENFAVAATEGLLLYSQNAGLDGSFRPYRLETDSTPAAVRQRLAERSWGEALLAALQLNQHDLIQQCVEAVPPSDIQLTVVGLEDDYSYRLLNSLARLLEDSRHLEHLLIWLKYLVTDKKKVPPSVLLALEKVLTVKYSQLSKICDFNKYTIRCIKAVSEITPKQEDVDMDSDHSSGRGTFSDSDSD is encoded by the exons atgttttcattttacatattatttcagTTTCAAAATCTCCTCGGGACAGTATACCGTCGTGgtgatattttgtttacaaacgATGGTAATTGTGTAATCAGTCCAGTcggtaataaaattactatttacaaTCTTAAGCA aaataaAAGCAATACATTACCAGTCGAAAGCAATTTCAATTATACAGCCATTGATGTCTCTCCAAATGGATCAATACTTCTTGCTATCAATGAAA AGGGTGAAGCTCAAATGATCAGTCTCTTGACATGCACTGTAATACACAGATACAAATTCAAGCAGCAAGTAAATGCCGTTAAATTTAGTCCTGATGGTAAACTTTTTGCTGCCTGCTGTGATGATACAg TATTCATAATGACAGCACCTAGCAGTTTTACGGGTGAATTTCGTTCATTCATAATGAAAAGAGTATTTAAAAAGTCACATGACCAAGTTACTTGCCTTGATTGGTCAAGTTGTGGCAAGTTACTAGCAGTTGGATCTAAAGACACCACAACTAAAATATTCACATCAGAATATTTGGATAACATAAACATGTACTCGTTAAGTGGTCATACAGATAAAATTGTAGGACTATTTTTTGAAAAAGCGAGTTTAGACCTTATTACTGTTAGCCGTAATGGTCAAGTTTGTTTGTGGGAGGCAACGATAGACTCAGATGATTTAGTGACATCTGCAGTacaaatatcacataaaaagAGACGGAAGTTGCAAAAGGACGCTGAACTACAAGAGGATGAAGTTGATGAAGAGAATGTAATTGAAAAAGATAAGGAATATATT GAGAATGACAAAGATGAAAATATGGAATCAGAGAAAAAAGTTGATGATGATAAAAGACTGCAGTACAAAAAGTTAGGTCGCCACTACATAGGTGATGCGATAAGAAACGCCCATCATAAAGTGAGGTTATCGGCTGCAGCTTACCATAAAAATACTAAGATATTAGTTACTG GTTTCACATCCGGAATATTTTTTCTCCATGAAATGCCCGATGTGAATTTGATTCACACACTCAGTATATCCGAGCACAGGATCAGCAGCATCGCAATGTCGCCTCAGGGTGACTGGATCGCTTTCGGGTGTCCAAATATAGGCCAGTTGCTCGTTTGGGAGTGGCaga GCGAGCAGTATGTAATGAAACAACAAGGACACTCATTGGACATGACTTGTCTCGCGTATTCGCCTGACGGTCTCTACATAGTCACTGGAGGTTACGACGGAAAGGTCAAAGTGTGGAACACGACCTCTGGTTTTTGTTTCGTGACCTTCAACGAACACAGCTCGACCGTGACGAATATTGTCTTCAGTGCTAATAAAAAGTTCTTTGTTTCATCTTCGTTGGATGGAACGGTGAGGTGTTATGATCTGACGAG GTATCGTAACTTCCGGACCTTAACGTCTCCGAGTCTAGTTCAGTTCGGTTGCGTGGCGCTGGACTCCAGCAGCGAGTTGTGTGCCGCGGGGGGACACGACGTCTTCGAAATTTTCATCTGGTCTATCAAGTTTGGCAAGCTCTTAGAG GTGCTGGGGGGGCACGAGGCGCCGGTGGCGTGCGTGGCGTTCAGCCCCGCGCTGGCCAGCTCGCGCCTCGCCTCGGCCTCGTGGGACCGCTCCGTGCGCCTGTGGAACTGCGTCGAGACCAGCTCCGACTGCGACACCATTCAGCTCAGCGCGGACGCACTGCAGGTCGCCTTCCGACCCGACGGGGAGGAG atagcAGTGTCAACCCTGGATGGTAACATCACCTTCTTCAACGCCACCACCTGTGACCAGGCCGGAAGTATAGAGGGCAGAAATGATCTAGGTTCCGGGAGAGCTGATACAGATCTCATAACACCTGAAAAGATGCTGAAAACGAA ggCTTTCACAACTCTCTGCTACTCAGCGGACGGGACGTGCGTGCTCGCCGGCGGGAACTCCAAGAACGTGTGTCTGTACAGCATCAAGGAGTCCGTACTCATCAGGAAGTTTGTAATTACACAGAATAGATCGCTCGACGCTGTTAAT gaCTTTATAAATCGTCGTTTCCTCACCGAGTTCGGTAATATGGCGCTCGTCGAAGAGAGGACGGACTTCGAAGGGGGGGACGTCAACATACGTCTGCCGGGGGTGAAGTCGGGCGACATGGCCGATAGGAGAGTTAAACCTGAG GTGCGTGTCCACTGCGTTCGGTTCTCACCGACCGGTGAAAATTTCGCAGTAGCGGCGACGGAGGGACTCCTGCTTTATAGTCAGAACGCGGGTCTGGATGGATCTTTCAG ACCATACCGCCTGGAGACGGACTCGACGCCGGCGGCGGTGAGGCAGCGGCTAGCCGAGCGCTCGTGGGGCGAAGCCCTGCTGGCGGCGCTGCAGCTCAACCAGCACGACCTCATACAGCAGTGCGTCGAGGCCGTACCGCCCTCTGACA TTCAACTGACAGTTGTAGGTCTAGAAGATGACTACTCGTATCGTCTCCTTAACTCACTCGCACGTCTTCT